From Acidobacteriaceae bacterium, the proteins below share one genomic window:
- a CDS encoding FAD-dependent oxidoreductase, producing the protein MNFLKTLAAVTLLAACSAHAQEKTYDVVIAGAGTGGVAAALQAARLGARVALVEETDWIGGQMTAASVSTMDEGGTITQNSGIYGEFLHRMTKYYDKRGKSIHTCYYTILSHCFEPSAAQRVLYSMIEETRAQHHVLDVYLQHRIVRVLTDGDTVTGAVLEPALTLHSAVLIDATELGDVLPLTPAAYRIGNSTSDNIDQSACVQGITYVAVMKKYKKGVPKELQMHTPPPGYSESLRKRLQMVLRKDGNAATKVPPVDLAMHNVYRGLPDSSIPGDVDITKPTEITRSELNWFNDFPFYVRDFTGANKTTQVCQAKLKTLQMVYYIQHDMGEHDWSVANDEGFDGSYNEQHSCSNIPQEFREIENNLPPIPYFRESRRLIGVYTLTASDIRREGNPQQAVVNFPSSIAVGDYADDLHGCNREANLEPSLEHAADSPPGFRGGPFQVPLGSLIPIRVDGLLAAEKNISQSRLANGATRLQPITMLTGQAAGALAAIAVREHLQPRQVRPEVVQRTLLDAGAVLAKEQNTDVEPGTELWKAVEFVQTKGWMSSHKGAFEPQSVVTRGEAAELLAAAYEIAKPFNEFRPAVVTHPTFSDVPLWDRFSVPVERLYALKAVTACQTQGMFCPSESASRDSFLRSADLLNHRKGYEEVPTAMPLGEQSKLTRGDAALILYRMMTALQANASMKTTAANHSEVKP; encoded by the coding sequence TTGAACTTTTTGAAAACACTTGCTGCGGTAACTCTGCTTGCGGCCTGTTCCGCGCACGCTCAGGAAAAAACCTACGATGTCGTGATAGCCGGAGCAGGAACAGGAGGAGTCGCGGCAGCGTTGCAGGCGGCACGATTAGGCGCGCGCGTTGCTCTCGTGGAAGAGACAGACTGGATCGGCGGACAGATGACCGCGGCCTCCGTAAGCACGATGGATGAAGGCGGCACGATCACACAAAACTCCGGCATCTATGGCGAGTTTCTTCACCGGATGACGAAGTATTACGACAAGCGCGGAAAGTCCATCCACACCTGCTACTACACGATACTGTCGCACTGTTTTGAACCCTCCGCCGCACAGCGCGTTCTCTACTCCATGATTGAAGAGACCCGCGCACAGCACCATGTTCTTGATGTCTATCTGCAGCATCGCATCGTGCGTGTTCTTACCGATGGAGATACAGTCACGGGTGCGGTGTTGGAGCCAGCGTTGACCCTGCATTCTGCAGTGCTTATCGACGCAACGGAGCTAGGCGATGTGCTTCCGCTAACGCCCGCAGCCTATCGCATCGGTAACTCCACCAGCGACAACATCGATCAGAGCGCCTGCGTGCAAGGCATCACCTATGTGGCCGTCATGAAGAAGTACAAGAAGGGTGTCCCGAAAGAGTTGCAGATGCATACGCCTCCCCCGGGCTACAGCGAATCCCTTCGCAAACGGCTGCAGATGGTACTGCGCAAGGACGGCAACGCAGCGACCAAAGTGCCACCGGTGGATCTTGCCATGCATAACGTCTACCGCGGCCTGCCAGACTCTTCTATTCCTGGCGATGTCGACATCACCAAGCCCACTGAAATCACGCGGAGCGAGCTGAACTGGTTCAATGATTTTCCGTTCTACGTTCGAGATTTCACGGGTGCCAACAAGACAACGCAGGTATGCCAAGCGAAGCTGAAAACGCTGCAAATGGTCTATTACATTCAGCACGACATGGGCGAGCACGACTGGTCCGTGGCAAACGATGAAGGTTTCGACGGAAGTTATAACGAGCAGCATTCATGCTCCAACATTCCACAGGAGTTTCGTGAGATCGAGAACAATCTTCCGCCCATACCTTACTTCCGAGAGAGCCGTCGTCTCATTGGCGTCTATACATTGACGGCCAGTGACATTCGTCGAGAAGGCAATCCGCAGCAGGCCGTAGTGAACTTCCCTTCCTCTATCGCAGTAGGCGATTACGCCGACGATCTGCATGGCTGCAATCGCGAAGCAAATCTGGAGCCCAGCCTCGAGCACGCCGCGGATAGCCCGCCGGGATTCCGCGGCGGCCCATTTCAAGTGCCTCTCGGTAGCCTGATTCCTATTCGTGTGGATGGCTTGCTGGCTGCAGAGAAAAACATCTCGCAGTCACGACTGGCAAACGGTGCTACTCGCCTGCAACCCATCACCATGCTTACGGGGCAAGCGGCTGGAGCCTTGGCGGCAATCGCTGTTCGTGAGCATCTGCAACCAAGACAAGTACGTCCCGAAGTAGTGCAGCGGACGTTGCTCGACGCAGGTGCCGTGCTGGCGAAGGAGCAAAACACCGATGTCGAGCCAGGCACAGAGCTGTGGAAAGCGGTTGAGTTTGTGCAGACAAAGGGATGGATGTCCTCACATAAGGGAGCGTTTGAGCCGCAATCCGTTGTTACCCGAGGCGAAGCTGCCGAGCTACTTGCGGCGGCGTATGAAATCGCGAAACCGTTCAACGAATTCCGCCCTGCTGTCGTTACTCATCCTACGTTTAGCGATGTGCCACTATGGGACCGGTTCTCTGTTCCGGTGGAGCGCCTGTATGCCCTCAAGGCTGTTACTGCCTGCCAGACGCAAGGCATGTTCTGCCCTTCGGAGTCCGCGTCTCGCGACTCGTTCCTGCGCTCGGCAGATCTACTGAATCACCGGAAGGGGTATGAAGAAGTGCCAACTGCGATGCCACTGGGGGAGCAATCGAAACTCACACGAGGAGATGCCGCGCTTATTCTTTACCGGATGATGACGGCGCTCCAGGCCAATGCCTCTATGAAAACAACAGCAGCCAATCATTCCGAGGTGAAACCTTGA
- a CDS encoding TonB-dependent receptor, which yields MNITTKSGGNRVHGDLYEYIRNSAVDANDWFANHNGAARQPLVYNQFGGTLGGPLWIPHLLDRRKTFFFFGFEGVRSSRGNYTEITVPTPLMRSGDLSEGPGIVYDPSNTVTVGGVVQRQPLPNNAAGKCCIVPLDRQNPIAQKLMALWPLPNLPNPQQPRSTLNYGYFAKQFDTDWQYSGRIDRTVNSRYSFLVRGTYSTNLDNRGGPFGTYTEANAQAQTLKASVIEWDNTVVLTPSTVLNAHYGFAWQSNLMHGGGLNQKATDYGLPANFAALQQIPGIPTDSVSGYLATSQTASTQLRHYTQIFGAGVTSQRGRHTLQAGWDGRIFLNNVFPAASGPGSFGYSTTFTVGPLGTDKAITGQAQYDGFASFLLGLPTSGTMTTVSSFSYVQPYNAFYFQDDWRILSKLTLNLGVRYDLENGPLERNNKLSQLNPTAANPLGPAVHMPISGTIEFGGSGGRTRRMWRMPMTEFAPRVGFAYTLNPSVVLRGGYGIFYLPTTQRLFDAGNPSFSVSTDYVASINGGQTASGSISNPYPTGIAQIAGASAGPTAQTGSDISSVLFDSMPGYVQQWNFGAMTQLTRMTVLNMAYAGAHGVHLPINLDANDINPKYFGNLGDTAAVNQLEYATYANPFAPYVTTGSLSKTTITQKQLLAAFPQYTSVTEQYLPRGSSSYNSLQVSLRHQAQGLTATLAYTWSKSLGNVNNNTTSFLDTGSPGYQNSYNLAIERAVDPTDVTQRFSAAVIAQLPVGRGRYFLHSAPVWLDSVIGGWSITTITTAQTGLPLNITASGGPLLSGTRPNKVPGIAALTTGSVKNRLGPDSNNGVAYLNPAAFAYTLAFQFGNVPRLSANLRAHGVLNSDLSGIKNIQLGHALRLQLRGEAFNVFNRTQFDKPATTYGLSTFGAISNQKNLPRQIQAALKLFW from the coding sequence TTGAACATTACAACGAAGTCTGGTGGCAACCGAGTGCATGGTGATCTCTACGAGTACATCCGCAACTCTGCAGTAGACGCAAACGACTGGTTTGCGAACCACAACGGAGCAGCACGCCAGCCTCTGGTCTACAACCAGTTTGGCGGAACGCTAGGCGGACCTCTATGGATTCCACACCTGCTGGATAGAAGAAAGACGTTCTTCTTCTTCGGCTTTGAGGGCGTGCGTTCGAGCCGCGGTAACTATACGGAAATTACAGTTCCGACTCCCCTGATGCGTTCGGGCGATCTTTCGGAAGGGCCTGGCATCGTCTATGACCCGAGCAATACGGTAACCGTCGGCGGCGTGGTGCAGCGGCAGCCTCTGCCCAACAATGCTGCAGGAAAGTGTTGCATCGTCCCGCTGGATCGACAGAACCCGATCGCGCAGAAGCTGATGGCTTTGTGGCCACTGCCAAACCTCCCCAATCCGCAGCAGCCGCGCTCCACGTTGAACTATGGCTACTTTGCCAAGCAGTTCGATACGGACTGGCAATATAGCGGCCGCATCGATCGCACGGTCAATTCACGCTACAGCTTTCTGGTACGCGGAACCTACAGCACAAACCTCGATAACCGCGGTGGCCCTTTCGGCACCTATACCGAAGCGAATGCCCAGGCCCAGACCCTGAAAGCATCTGTGATCGAGTGGGACAACACCGTCGTACTGACTCCTTCGACCGTTCTGAATGCGCACTACGGCTTTGCCTGGCAGAGCAACCTCATGCACGGCGGTGGCTTGAACCAGAAGGCAACAGATTACGGCCTACCCGCAAACTTTGCAGCGCTGCAACAGATTCCCGGCATCCCTACCGATAGTGTGAGTGGCTACCTTGCAACAAGCCAGACGGCATCCACCCAACTGCGTCACTACACACAGATCTTCGGTGCAGGAGTTACGTCACAACGCGGCCGTCACACGCTGCAAGCAGGATGGGATGGCCGCATCTTTCTGAACAACGTCTTCCCGGCGGCCTCTGGCCCTGGCTCGTTCGGATACAGCACGACATTCACCGTCGGCCCACTGGGTACGGACAAAGCCATCACCGGTCAGGCACAGTACGACGGCTTCGCGTCCTTTCTGCTTGGCCTGCCTACGTCCGGAACAATGACGACCGTGTCTTCGTTCTCCTACGTTCAGCCGTATAACGCGTTCTACTTTCAAGATGACTGGCGCATTCTGTCGAAACTGACGTTGAACCTTGGCGTGCGTTATGACCTGGAAAACGGTCCACTCGAACGCAACAACAAGCTTTCACAACTGAACCCCACTGCGGCGAACCCGCTTGGACCAGCGGTCCACATGCCAATCTCCGGCACGATCGAGTTTGGCGGAAGTGGTGGGCGTACACGCAGAATGTGGCGTATGCCTATGACGGAGTTTGCTCCGCGCGTGGGCTTTGCCTACACGCTAAATCCATCTGTCGTTCTCCGTGGTGGATACGGTATTTTCTACCTTCCCACCACGCAGAGACTCTTCGATGCAGGTAACCCGAGCTTCTCGGTGAGCACCGATTATGTTGCCTCCATCAATGGCGGCCAAACAGCATCGGGATCTATCTCGAACCCTTACCCCACCGGCATTGCACAGATTGCAGGCGCCAGCGCAGGACCAACAGCACAAACAGGCTCTGATATCTCGAGTGTGCTCTTCGACTCCATGCCAGGCTATGTGCAGCAGTGGAACTTCGGCGCGATGACGCAGCTGACCCGAATGACCGTGCTCAACATGGCCTATGCCGGAGCCCATGGCGTACACCTTCCGATCAATCTCGATGCAAACGATATCAATCCAAAGTACTTCGGCAACTTGGGCGATACTGCAGCCGTCAACCAGCTGGAATACGCAACGTACGCGAACCCGTTTGCACCGTACGTTACAACGGGCTCACTGTCGAAAACGACGATTACCCAGAAGCAGCTTCTCGCAGCGTTTCCCCAGTACACCAGTGTTACAGAGCAGTATCTGCCTCGCGGCTCTTCATCCTACAACAGCCTGCAGGTAAGCCTTCGTCATCAGGCGCAGGGCCTTACCGCAACCCTGGCCTATACCTGGTCGAAGAGCCTGGGTAACGTCAACAACAACACCACCAGCTTTCTGGATACAGGCTCACCGGGTTATCAGAACTCGTACAACCTCGCCATCGAACGAGCAGTGGACCCGACAGATGTGACCCAGCGTTTTAGCGCTGCGGTTATTGCCCAGTTGCCGGTTGGGCGTGGGCGTTACTTCCTGCATAGTGCTCCCGTATGGCTCGACTCCGTCATTGGGGGATGGTCGATCACGACGATCACCACAGCGCAGACCGGTCTGCCGCTGAACATCACAGCCTCGGGTGGACCGCTGCTTTCCGGCACGCGTCCGAACAAGGTTCCAGGCATTGCGGCGCTGACCACGGGATCGGTGAAGAACCGTCTTGGGCCAGACAGCAATAACGGCGTCGCTTATCTGAACCCCGCTGCGTTCGCGTACACACTCGCCTTCCAGTTTGGCAATGTGCCGAGGCTTTCAGCGAACCTGCGCGCGCATGGTGTTCTCAACTCTGATCTCTCAGGGATCAAAAATATTCAGTTGGGCCATGCGCTCAGATTGCAGCTTCGTGGCGAAGCGTTCAACGTATTCAACCGCACGCAGTTCGACAAGCCGGCGACGACTTATGGTTTGTCCACTTTTGGCGCTATTTCAAATCAGAAGAATCTGCCTCGCCAGATTCAGGCTGCTCTGAAGTTGTTCTGGTAG
- a CDS encoding carboxypeptidase-like regulatory domain-containing protein, translating into MKILVHQKTHATRRRGSRVVCLLAAVILLLAHRAFAQAANGSVSGSVSDASGALVPNAAVTLTDTSTNLSRSMKTNGEGIYSFANVSAGSYRLLIGKPGFSKTETTFNLEVAQLQRFDFRLRAGSADTVVEVNADSVTIETNTSDLGTVISQREVEDLPLDGRNVFALAALAPGVLPGGDFGIGLSTNRGAVIAAGANNFRANGGVAGMNEILLDGIPVTVCCQGQPALIPNADIVSQFKVQTNVPPANYGRSSGGF; encoded by the coding sequence ATGAAGATTCTTGTACATCAAAAGACACATGCAACGCGTCGCAGAGGCTCCAGGGTCGTTTGCTTGCTGGCTGCCGTCATCCTGCTGCTCGCTCATAGAGCGTTTGCTCAAGCCGCCAACGGTTCTGTCAGCGGAAGCGTCTCCGACGCCTCTGGAGCCTTGGTTCCAAACGCCGCCGTCACACTGACCGACACGAGCACCAACCTCTCGCGTTCAATGAAAACCAACGGAGAGGGAATCTACTCCTTCGCCAATGTTTCGGCAGGATCGTATCGCCTGCTCATTGGGAAACCGGGGTTTTCGAAGACTGAGACGACATTCAACCTCGAAGTTGCTCAGTTGCAGCGCTTCGATTTCCGGCTCAGGGCCGGCTCAGCAGACACCGTTGTAGAAGTGAACGCGGATAGCGTAACGATTGAGACCAACACGTCCGACCTTGGCACCGTGATCTCTCAACGTGAGGTCGAAGACCTTCCACTCGATGGCCGCAACGTTTTTGCACTGGCAGCACTGGCACCGGGAGTTCTTCCCGGTGGAGACTTCGGCATTGGCCTTTCCACCAATCGTGGCGCGGTAATTGCGGCAGGAGCCAATAACTTCCGGGCCAACGGTGGTGTGGCAGGCATGAACGAGATTCTTCTGGATGGCATTCCTGTAACAGTCTGCTGCCAGGGACAGCCAGCCCTGATTCCAAATGCCGATATCGTTTCCCAGTTCAAGGTGCAGACGAACGTTCCGCCAGCAAACTACGGGCGCTCGAGCGGCGGCTTTTGA
- a CDS encoding Ig-like domain repeat protein gives MDLSGNKPTYCAYILASAVSLLAAAGGTLHAQSPSVAVSPGIISTFAGTGTRGSTGNGGPAISAKLNYPDAVRTDAAGNVYILDTGNAQLREVTTDGNINLVAGTGTACTPSTSTCGDGGPALQAQFSSTARGLYVAADGTIYVADSGDNRIRKITTAGVISTIAGTGTAGSTGDGGAATSATLNAPRGVYVDAAGIIYIADSGNNSIRTITNGTIAKYAGATTVCSGATNTVGDGCPALSAKFALPEGMWKDAAGNLYITDTTNARVRKINLSGIMSTVAGNGTASYAGDGGAATSASMNLLQDVVPDPAGNLYIADYNNNRIRYVDGTGIISTIAGTGTAGYTGDAGYANAAEINLPHSVSLDSKGNLYILDYGDSRVRLVNTLTTQLNFGTVVALQDSTAQTVTLTSTGTSALDITGIIVPTGYKQVASGGTDCASGTTLAPLSTCQISVTFSPTLNGVQNASLLVATTAANEPSGQITVSLTGTGVYNATVASATTLRVSTQTTYAGQAVALSAVVSATGGTPTGSISFYSGVSLLGTSSIVNGAAALMTTALPTGTDNITASYNGDPTYKPSTSTVTTVTVYAGAPDFTVVPGIPAASVPAGHTDATKITVTGIYGFSGTVALSCASLPTNMSCSFAPTSVTLATNGTYVSLLAINTTSAATSINARQAGLTILASLCFGLLFFRRRPSSWLAIALLAITGATAGCSGSSMKTNANVASGTYNITVNATSGAITHSTTVVLTVE, from the coding sequence GTGGACCTTAGCGGAAACAAACCAACCTATTGCGCTTACATCCTTGCGAGCGCCGTTTCTCTGCTCGCTGCTGCTGGCGGAACGCTGCATGCGCAGTCGCCCAGCGTAGCCGTATCACCTGGCATCATCAGCACGTTTGCCGGCACGGGAACTCGCGGCAGCACAGGGAATGGTGGGCCTGCGATCTCCGCAAAGCTCAACTACCCAGACGCCGTGCGAACCGACGCCGCAGGGAATGTCTACATTCTGGACACGGGGAACGCTCAGCTCCGCGAAGTCACAACGGACGGAAACATCAATCTGGTAGCAGGTACCGGAACAGCCTGCACGCCATCGACTTCCACCTGTGGCGATGGTGGACCAGCGCTTCAGGCGCAGTTCAGCTCCACCGCACGCGGTTTGTATGTGGCGGCTGACGGGACAATCTATGTTGCCGACTCGGGCGACAATCGCATTCGCAAGATTACGACCGCCGGCGTGATCAGCACGATCGCAGGGACGGGCACGGCAGGCTCGACCGGCGATGGCGGCGCGGCGACCTCAGCCACGTTGAATGCTCCTCGCGGCGTATATGTCGACGCAGCCGGAATTATCTATATCGCCGACTCGGGCAACAACAGCATCCGGACGATCACGAATGGCACGATCGCCAAGTATGCCGGAGCCACGACCGTCTGTAGTGGAGCTACCAACACCGTTGGCGACGGCTGCCCCGCACTCTCCGCCAAGTTTGCACTACCGGAAGGTATGTGGAAAGACGCTGCGGGAAATCTTTACATCACCGACACGACAAACGCTCGCGTGCGCAAAATCAATCTGAGCGGCATCATGTCTACAGTTGCCGGCAATGGAACAGCGAGCTATGCAGGAGACGGCGGAGCAGCCACTTCAGCAAGCATGAACCTGCTGCAGGATGTCGTCCCAGATCCAGCAGGCAATCTGTACATCGCGGACTACAACAACAATCGCATTCGTTACGTCGATGGCACGGGCATCATTTCTACCATCGCCGGTACTGGAACAGCCGGGTACACGGGCGACGCTGGCTATGCGAATGCCGCTGAGATCAACCTGCCGCATAGCGTCTCGCTGGACAGCAAGGGGAACCTCTACATCCTGGACTACGGTGACTCGCGCGTTCGCCTGGTCAACACACTGACAACTCAGTTGAACTTTGGTACGGTCGTCGCGTTACAGGACAGCACCGCACAGACCGTAACGCTGACTTCAACAGGTACGAGTGCGCTGGATATTACGGGCATCATCGTGCCGACGGGTTACAAACAGGTGGCCTCAGGTGGAACCGATTGCGCCAGTGGAACAACGCTGGCACCGCTATCAACCTGCCAGATCAGCGTTACGTTTTCGCCTACGCTCAACGGTGTACAAAATGCCAGCCTGCTGGTCGCGACGACTGCAGCGAATGAACCTTCCGGGCAGATAACAGTCTCCCTCACGGGAACCGGTGTTTATAACGCGACGGTTGCTTCGGCAACAACGCTGAGAGTCTCCACGCAAACAACCTACGCCGGGCAGGCCGTTGCTTTGTCCGCTGTCGTTTCTGCCACTGGCGGTACGCCAACCGGGTCGATCAGCTTTTACTCCGGCGTGTCTTTACTTGGCACAAGCAGCATCGTCAACGGTGCGGCCGCGCTAATGACGACAGCCTTGCCGACAGGCACAGACAACATCACAGCCTCCTATAACGGTGACCCAACGTATAAACCCTCCACTTCCACCGTAACAACCGTGACGGTCTACGCTGGTGCGCCAGACTTCACCGTTGTACCGGGGATTCCAGCGGCATCCGTGCCTGCGGGGCATACGGACGCAACCAAAATCACGGTCACAGGAATCTACGGATTTTCAGGAACGGTTGCCCTATCGTGTGCATCGTTACCGACGAATATGAGTTGCAGCTTCGCTCCAACAAGCGTGACGCTGGCCACCAACGGCACTTACGTCTCGCTTCTGGCGATCAACACGACCTCCGCGGCAACGTCGATCAATGCAAGGCAGGCTGGTCTCACAATACTCGCGAGCCTGTGCTTTGGCTTGCTTTTCTTCCGCCGCCGACCATCGTCGTGGCTGGCCATAGCGTTGCTTGCGATAACAGGCGCTACGGCCGGCTGCTCTGGAAGCAGCATGAAGACCAATGCCAATGTAGCTTCCGGGACCTACAACATCACCGTGAATGCCACCTCTGGAGCCATCACTCACAGCACGACCGTCGTGCTGACCGTGGAGTAG
- a CDS encoding glycoside hydrolase family 2 protein, with translation MAASRELKTGWEFRATTATPLAEAAQWHPGEVPGVVQTDLLAAKLIPEPFYGTNEAGLQWIGLADWQYRLHFKVSRSELAHGHVELVFDGLDTLADVTLNGQPLIKANNMFRQWSAGVRDRLREGDNELLVQFHSPIRTMLPIVKAMPYHLPTVGQVAVLSEDGVATDPYLRKAPYNFGWDWGPRFVTEGIWKPVRLETWDGARITDFHIEQVKIASDLAQLRANVEMESDTAGDRELTLRYEQIGSSTLRTLHKTVHLEKGDTTLDLPFDIAKPALWNPVGYGEPNRYKMHVEVAGASADVKTGLRSIELRRKADQWGKSFEFVVNGVPVFAKGADTIPFDSFPSRVTPATHHKILQAAKDVHMNMIRSWGGGYYESDDFYDTADELGLMVWQEFMFGGAMVPGGAEFRENVAQEAQEQVRRLRDHPSIVLWCGNNELETGMLHWGNYKKFLEDLTPEQRQAVHRNYQLLFNDVLKGVVLREGAGVPYWPSSPSADYDEAPDSETNGDRHYWDVWHGLKPIEAYNEHSPRFMSEYGFQSFPDMQTIRTFAKPSDFNIDSPVMRAHQKNDGGNTRIHTYMQREYREPKDFASFVYLSQVQQAEAIKVGAEHLRREMPRTMGSLYWQLNDCWPVASWSSIDSLGHWKALQYYARDFYNDLLVSPYRHDGKVKVFVISDLSQPAKLNLRLQLMDFSGKVLWQKQQEVIAAAHTSRNAITLSEAELLGTKVSRENTVLVAELLQPANGKIESRNLVYFDIMKNLKLAKPALSAMLTGANGKYDVRLRSDVLARNVYLTFGDNNTSLSDNFMTLLPGQEVVVKVSSPAKLATLKGSLQVTSLVDAF, from the coding sequence ATGGCGGCCAGCCGTGAGTTGAAGACAGGATGGGAGTTTCGCGCAACCACAGCGACGCCGTTGGCTGAAGCTGCGCAGTGGCATCCGGGAGAGGTTCCGGGAGTGGTGCAAACAGACCTTCTGGCAGCAAAGCTGATCCCCGAGCCGTTCTACGGAACCAACGAAGCCGGGCTGCAGTGGATCGGTCTGGCGGATTGGCAGTACCGCCTGCACTTCAAGGTCTCACGATCAGAGCTGGCGCATGGGCATGTGGAGCTGGTCTTTGACGGACTGGATACATTAGCCGACGTCACGCTGAACGGACAGCCGCTGATCAAGGCCAACAACATGTTTCGGCAGTGGAGTGCGGGAGTAAGAGATCGGCTGCGCGAAGGCGATAACGAATTACTGGTGCAGTTTCACTCTCCCATTCGGACGATGTTGCCGATCGTGAAGGCAATGCCGTATCACCTGCCGACGGTGGGCCAGGTGGCCGTGCTGAGCGAAGATGGCGTGGCGACCGACCCATATCTTCGCAAAGCTCCCTACAACTTTGGCTGGGACTGGGGACCGCGTTTTGTTACCGAGGGCATCTGGAAGCCCGTTCGGTTGGAAACATGGGATGGTGCACGGATTACAGACTTCCATATAGAGCAGGTGAAGATTGCGAGTGACCTGGCGCAACTGAGGGCCAACGTCGAGATGGAGTCTGACACCGCCGGAGATCGCGAGTTGACGCTGCGTTACGAGCAGATAGGAAGCAGCACCCTGCGGACGCTGCATAAGACCGTTCACCTTGAAAAAGGCGACACGACACTCGATCTCCCGTTCGACATCGCGAAGCCAGCGCTGTGGAATCCAGTCGGTTACGGCGAACCAAACCGCTACAAAATGCACGTAGAGGTTGCCGGAGCCAGCGCCGATGTGAAGACCGGGTTGCGCTCCATAGAGCTGCGTCGAAAGGCAGACCAATGGGGCAAGAGCTTTGAGTTCGTGGTGAACGGCGTACCTGTCTTCGCAAAAGGTGCTGACACAATTCCATTCGATAGCTTCCCCAGCCGCGTAACGCCAGCGACCCATCACAAAATCCTGCAGGCGGCAAAAGACGTTCACATGAACATGATCCGTTCGTGGGGAGGAGGCTATTACGAGTCGGACGATTTCTACGACACGGCCGACGAACTCGGGCTAATGGTCTGGCAGGAGTTCATGTTCGGTGGGGCGATGGTTCCGGGCGGAGCAGAGTTCCGCGAGAACGTCGCACAGGAAGCGCAGGAACAGGTGCGCCGACTCCGCGATCATCCGAGCATCGTGCTGTGGTGCGGCAACAATGAGTTGGAAACGGGCATGTTGCACTGGGGCAACTACAAGAAGTTTCTGGAAGACCTTACGCCGGAACAAAGGCAGGCCGTTCACCGGAATTACCAGCTTCTCTTCAACGATGTGCTGAAGGGTGTGGTGTTGCGCGAAGGGGCAGGCGTTCCCTACTGGCCGAGCTCGCCAAGCGCAGATTATGACGAAGCGCCAGACAGCGAAACGAACGGGGATCGGCATTACTGGGATGTATGGCACGGGCTGAAACCTATTGAAGCGTACAACGAACACTCGCCACGCTTCATGTCCGAGTACGGCTTCCAGTCTTTTCCGGATATGCAGACGATTAGGACGTTTGCCAAGCCCTCCGACTTCAATATCGACTCGCCCGTGATGCGGGCTCACCAGAAGAACGACGGCGGCAACACGCGCATCCACACCTACATGCAGCGCGAGTACCGTGAGCCAAAGGACTTTGCGTCCTTTGTTTATCTGAGCCAGGTGCAGCAGGCCGAGGCAATCAAGGTTGGGGCCGAGCATCTTCGCCGGGAGATGCCGCGCACCATGGGTTCACTCTACTGGCAGTTGAACGACTGCTGGCCAGTAGCGTCGTGGTCTAGCATCGATTCGCTGGGGCACTGGAAGGCGCTGCAGTACTATGCACGCGACTTCTATAACGACCTGCTGGTTTCACCTTACCGCCATGACGGCAAGGTGAAAGTTTTTGTTATCTCGGATCTGAGCCAACCTGCGAAGTTGAACCTGCGCTTGCAACTGATGGACTTCTCCGGCAAAGTACTGTGGCAGAAGCAGCAGGAAGTCATCGCAGCAGCCCACACGAGCCGGAACGCAATCACCCTGAGCGAAGCTGAGTTATTGGGCACAAAGGTGTCTCGCGAGAACACAGTACTGGTGGCCGAGTTGCTACAGCCCGCAAATGGGAAGATTGAGTCGCGGAACCTTGTCTACTTCGACATCATGAAGAACCTGAAGCTCGCGAAGCCAGCGCTTTCCGCGATGCTGACCGGCGCAAACGGAAAGTATGACGTGCGGCTACGCAGCGACGTGCTAGCGCGCAATGTGTACCTGACCTTTGGCGACAACAACACCTCTTTGTCTGATAACTTCATGACCTTGCTGCCCGGCCAGGAAGTAGTGGTGAAGGTGAGCAGCCCGGCAAAACTGGCCACGCTAAAGGGCTCCTTACAGGTGACTTCTCTGGTGGACGCGTTTTAG